The sequence TGCTGTTGCCCTGGTATTAAACTCTCTTTATCTATACAATATATCACCTTTCAAAACAGAGTGGTAGGACTGGTAGTTAAGTGCTTACACACAATTACTGAACCAGTTGATTGACCCAAGTTCATCAAAATGGGATTGcctgtagagagagagagagagagagagagagagagagagagagagagagagaatctgtCATTAAAGGATGAAAAGAGTAAAACTGTGGAAAGATAATTGATGGGTTAtaaactcttttttattttcccaaaTCAAATTCCAACATCACTTGGTCTTGGTTAGAAAGAAGAGTTCAGCTGAGGGGTGAAGTAGGCCAAACTTGAAGAATTGTATGTCACCTGTAGATTTTGTATCATGCCATGACATTTGTACTTTCTGTTGTAGAAAATTAATGTtactaaagaaaaattgtgaaaggagtataattattttcttaatcaGACTGGAGGACCCAATTGGGAAGTGAAGCTAGGAAGATTGGATAGCTTAACAGCTAGCCAAGAAGCCTCAGACAACATTATGCCAAGTCCAAGAGCCAATGCAAGCCTCCTCATTGACCTGTTTGGAAAATTTAATCTATCTGTCAAAGACCTCGTTGCCCTTTCTGGGTCACACTCCATTGGCCAAGGTCGGTGCTTTTCCATCATGTTTCGTCTGTACAACCAATCCGGCACAGGCAGGCCAGACCCGGCCTTGGAACCGAAGTTTAGAGAAAAGCTAAACAAACTTTGCCCGCTAAACGTGGACCAGAATGTGACCGGAGACCTTGATGCTACACCTTTTGTATTTGATAACCAGTACTTCAAGGACTTGGTTGCAGGGAGAGGGTTTCTGAATTCAGATCAAACACTTTTCACATTTCCACAAACAAGGAAATTTGTGAAGCAGTTTAGCATTAACCAAAGCGAATTTTTCGAGGCCTTTGTTGAAGGGATGATAAAGATGGGTGACTTGCAGTGGGAGCAGCCTGGGGAGATAAGAAGAAATTGCAGGGTGGCCAACAGTCATTCTGTCAACACATTTTGAGTCTTGAAGGGATGGGACTTGAACAGATATTAGAAAGAATACACATTGTCCCATAGCATCAATGTAATTGAGCCTGATTTGTTGCCTTCATCATAACGTGGACGGTTTAATTTGGTTGGAATATATATGAAAACAGTACGTATATAGTCAACAGAACTTTTTATTCTCAATAGTAAACAGaactttgtttcattttttttagttcCAAAACCACCTCCTCAGAGCCATGAACTCTCACAAAGACAGCTTACTAGTGATCTCTTCATATGTaatgttggaagaagaatttaaaagagaaacaagCTAATTGTATGTGCACAAAATTTTGGTTCTATTCATTTTACACAAAAGAAATCCAATTGTGATGGTATGAGCAAAATCAGGAATCAAGATACTAGTTATAGAAGTATCTGAATACATTAAGATGTGCTTTGAAAAGCAAAGGAACTTTTGTTTACTTAATCCGTAAGCTGATCGGTTGCCCTTTGTACTGAGCTTCATGATTTGTGGGTACCAAGTTGGCTATGCacattctttttgttgaatcTGTGTAAAATCTCAAGCAATTGGAGTGTTCTATGAACCTGATGCAGCACACACTAAGCAGAAATGCAGCACACAGTCAGAAAGCACTACATTCAACCCAAAGAAAATCAACCCAAGATATAAGAGATGGATAGGCTTCCTTactattaaataaagaaaacaagaacacGTCATAGAACAATCAAAGAGATCTCAATAAAGAAAGTTCAACAAGAAACTATGCACACTTCGAAAATTCCAATTCCCATAATTTGGATTGGtaagaaagttttttttttttttttaaactataCCAAATTCACCCAATGTGCATAATCATGAAACGGATATAGCTAATGATTAAGCTATCTTGGATAT comes from Prunus dulcis chromosome 6, ALMONDv2, whole genome shotgun sequence and encodes:
- the LOC117631315 gene encoding peroxidase 17-like translates to MSPLFPLILLHITVAAAQLRPGHYSKTCPGAELVVRDVMEKALIREPRSLASVMRFQFHDCFVNGCDASMLLDDTTTMLGEKLSLSNINSLRSYEVVDEAKEALEKVCPGVVSCADIIIMASRDAVALTGGPNWEVKLGRLDSLTASQEASDNIMPSPRANASLLIDLFGKFNLSVKDLVALSGSHSIGQGRCFSIMFRLYNQSGTGRPDPALEPKFREKLNKLCPLNVDQNVTGDLDATPFVFDNQYFKDLVAGRGFLNSDQTLFTFPQTRKFVKQFSINQSEFFEAFVEGMIKMGDLQWEQPGEIRRNCRVANSHSVNTF